One window of the Pyxicephalus adspersus chromosome 5, UCB_Pads_2.0, whole genome shotgun sequence genome contains the following:
- the ADHFE1 gene encoding hydroxyacid-oxoacid transhydrogenase, mitochondrial has product MAAGRDKVIHLLKQLQRASCRCPAHSHTYCQAPASQITTDYAFEMAMSNIRYGEGVTKEIGMDLQNMGARNVCVMTDKNLVQLPPVKAVLNSLTKNNINFSLYDSVRVEPTDKSFMDAIQFAKKETFDAYVAVGGGSVMDTCKAANLYACSPGAEFLDYVNAPIGKGKPVTVTLKPLIAVPTTSGTGSETTGIAIFDYEAMKAKTGIASRAIKPTLGLIDPEHTLHMPEGVVANSGFDVLCHALESYTAIPYNMRSPCPTNPINRPAYQGSNPISDVWSIHALRIVSKFLKRAVKNPDDREARFSMHLASTFAGIGFGNAGVHLCHGMSYPIAGLVKKYRAKDYNVDHPIVPHGLSVVLTSPAVFSFTAAMCPERHLEAAEILGADIQTAKLEDAGLILADTLRKFLFDLNVDDGLAAVGYTTADIPALVKGTLPQERVTKLSPRSHSEEDLARLFEASMKIY; this is encoded by the exons ATGGCTGCTGGGCGGGATAAAGTCATCCACCTCCTGAAACAACTACAGAGGGCATC ATGCAGGTGTCCAGCTCATTCTCACACATATTGCCAAG cGCCAGCATCACAGATTACAACAGATTATGCATTTGAG atggcaatgtCTAACATCAGATATGGAGAAGGTGTTACCAAGGAAATAGGCATG GATTTGCAGAACATGGGAGCAAGAAATGTTTGTGTAATGACTGACAAAAACCTTGTTCAGCTTCCTCCAGTCAAAGCTGTGCTAAATTCACTAACAAAGAACAACATCAATTTCAGCTTATATGACAGTGTCAGGGTGGAACCTACAGATAAGAG TTTTATGGATGCCATTCAGTTTGCCAAAAAAGAGACATTTGATGCATATGTTGCTGTTGGTGGCGGCTCTGTAATGGACACCTGTAAGGCTGCAAACCTCTATGCTTGTAGTCCTGGTGCAGAATTCCTGGATTATGTCAATGCCCCTATTGGAAAAGGAAAGCCAGTGACTGTAACCCTTAAACCACTCATAGCAG TCCCTACTACATCTGGAACTGGAAGTGAAACTACTGGAATTGCAATATTTGACTATGAAGCAATGAAAGCTAAAACAG GTATTGCTTCTAGAGCCATTAAACCAACCCTAGGATTAATTGACCCAGAACATACATTACATATGCCAGAAGGAGTGGTAGCAAATAGTGGATTTGATGTATTGTG TCATGCCCTTGAATCCTACACTGCAATTCCCTATAATATGCGCAGCCCTTGCCCAACCAACCCAATCAACCGCCCAGCTTACCAGGGCAGCAACCCAATCAGTGATGTGTGGTCTATACATGCCCTGAGAATTGTTTCCAAGTTCTTAAAACG AGCTGTGAAAAATCCAGATGATCGGGAAGCCCGTTTCTCAATGCACTTAGCAAGTACATTTGCTGGAATAGGCTTTGGAAATGCAGGAGTACATCTCTG CCATGGCATGTCATACCCTATAGCAGGCCTAGTGAAGAAATACAGAGCCAAAGACTACAATGTGGACCACCCAATAGTG CCCCATGGACTTTCAGTGGTGCTCACCTCTCCAGCAGTGTTTTCCTTCACTGCAGCCATGTGTCCTGAGCGCCATCTGGAGGCAGCTGAGATACTTG GGGCGGATATTCAGACTGCAAAACTCGAAGACGCCGGGCTTATCTTGGCAGACACATTACGGAAATTTCTCTTTGACCTGAATGTTGATGATGGTTTGGCTGCGGTGGGATACACTACAGCAGATATTCCCGCCTTAGTAAAAGGAACTTTGCCTCAG